A stretch of the Cygnus olor isolate bCygOlo1 chromosome 25, bCygOlo1.pri.v2, whole genome shotgun sequence genome encodes the following:
- the HEXIM1 gene encoding protein HEXIM1: MADATPAEPQPPAAAEPEPEPEPERGEPPAADGEAGRLPAPGAAATAAEEKEAAAEGAGGAEGRPAEGGAARPGLGPRYRAAVGRAEEWPAKKKHRRRPSKKKRRWKPYSKLSWEEKQQFDERQSLRASRLRAEMFAKGQPVAPYNTTQFLMEDHDQEEPDLKTGLYPRRAAAKSDDTSEEDFLEEAAEEDGGSDGMGGDGSEFLQRDFSETYERYHVESLQNMSKQELVKEYLELEKCLSRMEDENNRLRMESKKYGGEAAEAARVRQLELEVDRLRAENLQLLKEKDLHRQEKAPSKLGE, translated from the coding sequence ATGGCAGACGCGACGCCCGCCgagccgcagcccccggccgccgcgGAGCCGgagcccgagcccgagcccgagcGGGGCGAGCCGCCGGCGGCGGACGGTGAGGCCGGGCGGCTGCCGgcccccggggcggcggcgaCGGCGGCGGAGGAAaaggaggcggcggcggagggcgCGGGCGGCGCCGAGGGGCGGCCGGCggagggcggcgcggcgcggcccggcctGGGGCCGCGGTACCGGGCGGCCGTGGGGCGCGCCGAGGAGTGGCCGGCCAAGAAGAAGCACCGGCGGCGGCCGTCGAAGAAGAAGCGGCGCTGGAAGCCCTACTCGAAGctgagctgggaggagaagcagcagttcGACGAGCGGCAGAGCCTCCGCGCCTCGCGGCTCCGCGCCGAGATGTTCGCCAAGGGGCAGCCGGTGGCCCCCTACAACACGACGCAGTTCCTGATGGAGGACCACGACCAGGAGGAGCCCGACCTCAAGACCGGGCTGTAcccgcggcgggcggccgcCAAGTCGGACGACACGAGCGAGGAGGACTTCCTGGAGGAGGCGGCCGAGGAGGACGGCGGCAGCGACGGCATGGGGGGCGACGGCAGCGAGTTTCTGCAGAGGGACTTCTCGGAGACCTACGAGCGGTACCATGTGGAGAGCCTGCAGAACATGAGCAAGCAGGAGCTGGTCAAGGAGTACCTGGAGCTGGAGAAGTGCCTCTCCCGCATGGAGGACGAGAACAACCGGCTGAGGATGGAGAGCAAAAAGTacgggggggaggcggcggaggcggcCCGGGTgcggcagctggagctggaggtggACAGGTTGCGAGCCGAgaacctgcagctgctgaaggagaaggaCCTGCACAGACAGGAGAAAGCCCCCAGCAAGCTGGGGGAGTga